A single Cryomorphaceae bacterium DNA region contains:
- a CDS encoding TonB-dependent receptor, with translation MTRFLLWATLLLGSSAVMAQSDVLQGTVLGQTSEETFPLVGANVYWRGTTVGISTDPEGRFILERPPGAVDLIVTFIGFGADTLSIDPNRRQVEITLRASDEQLDEITIREKAGTTNLRYLDVNLTENISERELFKAACCDLSESFETNPSVDASFTDAVTGTRQIRLLGLDGPYSTYTRGNIRALGGLASVYGLALIPGTWIKSIQLTKGTGSAVNGYSSVTGQINYELRGPSDPEKLFVNGYVNGAGRLEENAVWSAKLNDQWGAALLIHGRHQLLEVDRNEDGFLDTPVGNHFFIQNVWKRFNTDGLGMQFGVKYSLLDQWSGQKGYRSSEISEALWGFENRTNRIELWGKGGYVLDVDRGQSFGFQINYTYHDLLSTFGGLNRAVNTWEGTEQSAYVNGIYETWVRNPKHTIKLGASFVYHNQDETFNDDIYDRLETIPGAFAEYTWADEDRFSLVLGIRADQHNLYGLNVTPRLHTRWALSEQFVLRASAGKAYRTPNVFAERMGLMASNRAWRFTTSDDDLPYGLRQEEAWNFGLSASQEFELDFRPGAIRVDYYYTDFQNQIVTDLYATAREVRLYNLDGRSFSHSLQVQLDYEVVRRLDVRMAYRYLDVQSTFDGVEQAVPYIAPHRAFINASYASRDYWKADVTVQWQGVAKLPTTEDNAPEYRIAPQAPDFVTVNLQLSKEWPTAGWEVYLGVENLTNFKMTRPIVSAEDPFDEAFDASMVWGPILGRMYYAGFRWRVLRGV, from the coding sequence ATGACTCGCTTCTTATTGTGGGCCACACTGCTGCTGGGAAGTAGCGCGGTGATGGCTCAATCCGACGTGCTCCAAGGTACCGTCCTAGGACAGACCTCGGAAGAGACCTTTCCCTTGGTCGGGGCCAATGTTTACTGGCGTGGAACGACCGTGGGGATTTCGACGGACCCTGAAGGCCGATTTATCTTGGAACGCCCTCCGGGCGCTGTGGACCTCATCGTCACCTTCATTGGTTTCGGAGCAGACACGCTCAGCATTGATCCGAACCGCCGGCAGGTGGAAATTACCCTCCGGGCATCGGATGAACAGTTGGACGAAATCACCATTCGCGAGAAGGCCGGAACCACCAATTTGCGGTATCTGGATGTCAACTTAACCGAGAACATCAGCGAGCGGGAGCTCTTCAAGGCCGCGTGCTGCGACTTGTCCGAGAGCTTTGAAACCAACCCGAGTGTGGATGCCAGCTTTACGGATGCCGTTACAGGAACCCGGCAAATTCGCCTTCTGGGCTTGGACGGTCCGTACAGCACCTACACCCGCGGGAATATTCGAGCTCTTGGCGGATTGGCTTCCGTTTATGGACTGGCTCTAATTCCGGGTACTTGGATCAAGTCCATTCAATTGACCAAAGGAACCGGATCCGCCGTGAACGGGTACAGCAGTGTGACCGGGCAGATCAACTACGAGCTCCGAGGGCCAAGCGACCCAGAGAAGCTTTTTGTAAACGGCTATGTAAATGGTGCCGGTCGTCTGGAAGAAAACGCCGTTTGGAGTGCCAAGCTCAACGATCAATGGGGTGCTGCGTTGTTGATCCATGGTCGACATCAACTCTTAGAAGTCGATCGAAATGAAGATGGCTTTCTGGATACTCCTGTCGGAAATCACTTCTTTATTCAAAATGTCTGGAAACGCTTCAATACGGATGGGCTGGGTATGCAATTCGGAGTGAAATACAGCCTGTTGGACCAGTGGTCCGGACAAAAGGGTTACCGCTCTTCTGAAATATCGGAAGCACTCTGGGGCTTTGAAAACCGAACCAATCGGATTGAACTTTGGGGTAAGGGGGGGTATGTACTGGACGTAGATCGCGGACAGAGCTTTGGCTTTCAGATCAACTACACGTACCACGACCTGCTCTCTACATTCGGAGGTTTGAATAGAGCGGTCAATACCTGGGAAGGAACCGAGCAAAGCGCCTATGTCAATGGAATCTACGAGACTTGGGTTCGGAACCCCAAGCACACCATCAAGCTCGGGGCCAGCTTTGTCTACCACAATCAAGATGAGACCTTCAACGATGATATCTACGACCGTTTGGAGACCATTCCGGGCGCCTTTGCAGAGTATACTTGGGCAGACGAGGATCGCTTTTCATTGGTTCTTGGGATCCGTGCGGATCAACACAACCTGTACGGGCTGAATGTGACACCGCGATTGCACACGCGCTGGGCCTTGAGCGAACAGTTCGTGCTTCGTGCGAGCGCGGGCAAGGCCTACAGAACACCGAATGTGTTTGCGGAACGAATGGGCTTGATGGCGAGCAATCGGGCTTGGCGCTTCACCACTTCTGACGACGATCTGCCGTACGGATTACGGCAAGAAGAGGCTTGGAATTTTGGTTTGAGCGCTTCTCAAGAATTTGAGTTAGACTTCCGTCCTGGCGCTATTCGCGTGGATTATTACTACACGGATTTCCAGAATCAAATCGTCACAGATTTATATGCTACCGCCCGTGAGGTTCGCTTGTACAACTTGGATGGTCGAAGCTTCTCCCACAGCCTACAGGTTCAATTGGACTATGAAGTGGTTCGACGCCTTGATGTCCGTATGGCCTATCGCTATTTGGATGTCCAGAGCACTTTCGATGGCGTGGAACAAGCGGTTCCCTACATCGCTCCGCATCGGGCCTTTATCAACGCATCCTATGCCAGTCGGGATTACTGGAAAGCCGATGTAACGGTCCAGTGGCAGGGGGTGGCGAAGTTGCCGACCACGGAGGACAATGCGCCGGAATACCGCATCGCGCCGCAGGCGCCTGATTTTGTCACGGTCAATCTTCAGCTTTCAAAGGAATGGCCTACGGCCGGATGGGAGGTCTACCTCGGTGTGGAGAATCTGACGAACTTCAAAATGACCCGCCCGATTGTAAGCGCAGAAGACCCCTTTGATGAGGCCTTTGACGCCTCTATGGTGTGGGGACCGATTCTGGGTCGGATGTACTATGCGGGCTTTCGCTGGCGGGTTCTTCGAGGGGTGTAA
- a CDS encoding TonB-dependent receptor, protein MKRALWTVVAIFALANVSQAQARLEISILSGNDGKPVVGQVVEISNGGIGYSIERETDKQGKIKLSGLSTSGTYRVVSPETRKYLAANSGSFALRSNQTQSVTLILLEKANYSLEEVTVVESSNVRINTVNAEVSSELTAREITELPVEGRDITRVLYRLPNVTQATGFYPEAPNVSINGSNGLYTNYTIDGLDNNENFLGGQKFAVPIGFVDNITVLTNNYSAEYGWTGNGVFDITTKSGSNTKTGEVFYLVRPGPVIDASSPYAQRDLTGNAVKDGFQRHQLGFGLGGALRADETFYYINVEQTFDLKDNLLNVPQLGVNETVQGQNRYTYLSGKLDHFWNTRFRSSVRVNAGFVGVEFQGGGLEGGVTFPSAGYTQNRNSLLVASKNIYTGDDFVSETNLQYSRFQWNYANPNNPEDPNVTVLDPNEQTIALLGHPGFVFDQTENTVQVQQKFTWYKDRHTIKAGGMVISSQHDLFGGGNPNGSYTVKLTQDQLDALAASGIGSDLGVGDIPSDVEVLNYSVELQQKAFGARQNRFSLYVEDLIAVSPKLNVTVGLRYDYDNLSKGGSDSGDWNNLAPRVNANYRLDEVSSIRFGYGVFYDKIIYAIYSDALQQSSTSEDYKAQLQALIDGGQLPSNTDIDAVTFDGNLSANVAGVDYLQGPSADDLQGQRELIFSNERRILNPNGYDNPITHQFNLGYQRQVKGNMLFYVDLLHTRSENLFRVVDVNAPEAYPIDPDDVEVRSQADADESRDVPVYEGSYAVANGDTLRGAARGVIMTETGGSSRYYAANVNLVKEKGQDKYAYRLSYTLSRLENNTEDINFRAQDSNNFEDEWGPSINDRTHVLNALMYFFPSDKFSISVASLIQSGQPINRIPDATIYGTTDLNGDGRAFGDAYVGNSDRSPGESRNSDRLPWSTTFDLGAQYQFTFSNGGRMEIRADIFNLFNAENLSGYSNNATQSNQIQVGPASSGVLVRRNAAPPRQFQFGIRYLF, encoded by the coding sequence ATGAAGAGAGCATTATGGACGGTTGTCGCGATTTTCGCGCTGGCCAATGTGAGTCAGGCGCAGGCGCGTTTGGAAATCAGCATCCTTTCGGGGAACGACGGCAAGCCGGTGGTCGGTCAAGTGGTCGAAATCAGCAATGGAGGGATAGGTTATTCCATAGAGCGCGAAACGGACAAGCAAGGAAAAATCAAGCTGAGCGGACTGTCCACGAGCGGGACGTATCGGGTCGTGAGCCCGGAGACGCGCAAGTATTTGGCGGCCAATAGCGGGAGTTTTGCCCTTCGGTCGAATCAGACCCAGAGTGTCACGCTGATCTTGCTGGAGAAGGCCAATTACAGCCTCGAAGAGGTCACCGTTGTGGAGTCCAGCAATGTACGTATCAACACGGTCAACGCCGAGGTGAGCAGCGAGCTTACGGCTCGAGAGATCACGGAGCTACCCGTTGAAGGAAGGGACATTACCCGAGTGTTGTATCGTTTGCCGAACGTGACTCAAGCCACGGGATTTTACCCGGAAGCACCCAACGTGAGCATCAACGGCTCCAATGGGCTGTACACGAACTACACCATCGACGGTCTGGACAACAACGAGAATTTCTTGGGCGGGCAGAAATTTGCCGTGCCCATCGGTTTTGTGGACAACATTACCGTGCTGACCAACAACTACAGCGCCGAGTACGGGTGGACCGGAAACGGCGTTTTTGACATCACCACCAAAAGCGGAAGCAACACCAAGACTGGCGAGGTCTTCTACTTGGTGCGCCCCGGGCCCGTCATTGACGCATCGTCTCCCTACGCCCAGCGCGATTTGACGGGGAACGCCGTCAAGGATGGTTTTCAGCGCCATCAGTTGGGCTTTGGTTTAGGAGGGGCCCTACGGGCCGATGAGACCTTTTACTACATCAACGTCGAGCAGACTTTTGACCTCAAGGACAACCTCCTCAATGTACCTCAACTCGGGGTCAACGAAACGGTTCAAGGGCAAAACCGGTACACGTATTTGAGCGGAAAACTCGACCATTTCTGGAACACTCGATTCCGTTCATCGGTCCGAGTGAACGCCGGATTTGTTGGTGTAGAATTCCAGGGCGGTGGTCTTGAAGGGGGAGTGACCTTCCCCTCGGCAGGCTATACCCAGAATAGAAATTCGCTCTTGGTGGCCTCTAAGAACATCTATACCGGAGATGACTTTGTCAGCGAGACCAATCTTCAGTACAGCCGCTTTCAATGGAACTACGCCAATCCGAATAACCCCGAAGATCCGAACGTGACGGTTTTGGACCCAAATGAGCAGACAATCGCCCTGCTCGGTCACCCGGGCTTCGTCTTTGATCAGACCGAGAATACGGTCCAAGTGCAACAGAAATTCACGTGGTACAAGGATCGCCACACGATCAAAGCTGGGGGGATGGTCATCAGCAGTCAACACGATCTTTTTGGCGGTGGCAATCCGAACGGGAGCTATACCGTCAAGCTCACCCAGGATCAATTGGACGCCCTGGCGGCCAGCGGCATTGGATCCGACCTGGGCGTCGGAGACATTCCAAGCGATGTAGAGGTTTTGAACTACAGCGTAGAACTGCAGCAAAAGGCCTTTGGAGCACGACAGAACCGGTTCAGTCTTTACGTTGAAGACCTCATTGCCGTTTCTCCTAAACTGAACGTGACCGTGGGCTTGCGCTATGACTACGACAACCTCTCCAAGGGCGGGAGCGACTCTGGTGATTGGAACAATTTAGCCCCACGTGTTAACGCGAATTATCGCCTTGACGAAGTGAGCAGCATTCGCTTCGGTTATGGAGTTTTCTACGACAAGATCATCTACGCCATTTACAGCGACGCCTTGCAACAAAGCAGCACCTCTGAAGACTACAAAGCACAACTTCAGGCGCTCATAGACGGAGGACAGCTCCCTTCGAATACCGATATTGATGCTGTGACTTTTGACGGAAACTTGAGTGCTAATGTAGCCGGAGTGGACTACCTACAAGGGCCATCTGCCGATGACCTTCAGGGCCAACGCGAGCTCATTTTCAGCAATGAGCGTCGAATCCTCAATCCCAACGGCTACGACAACCCCATCACCCACCAGTTCAATTTGGGCTATCAACGCCAGGTCAAAGGAAATATGCTTTTTTACGTCGACTTACTGCACACGCGTTCGGAGAACCTATTCCGCGTGGTGGATGTCAATGCACCAGAAGCCTATCCGATTGACCCGGACGACGTGGAGGTAAGATCTCAAGCTGATGCGGATGAAAGCAGAGATGTTCCCGTGTACGAGGGAAGCTATGCCGTGGCCAATGGAGATACTCTGCGCGGGGCGGCTCGGGGGGTCATCATGACGGAAACAGGCGGAAGCTCTCGGTACTATGCGGCCAACGTTAATTTGGTCAAGGAGAAAGGACAGGACAAGTATGCCTATCGATTAAGCTACACCCTTTCACGACTAGAAAACAATACAGAAGACATCAATTTCCGAGCGCAGGATTCAAATAACTTCGAAGATGAATGGGGCCCGAGCATCAATGATCGAACCCACGTTCTCAATGCCCTGATGTACTTCTTTCCATCGGATAAGTTTAGCATCAGTGTCGCCAGTTTGATTCAAAGTGGCCAGCCGATCAACCGTATTCCGGATGCGACGATTTATGGAACAACCGACTTAAACGGTGATGGTCGTGCTTTTGGGGATGCCTATGTAGGGAATAGCGACCGGAGTCCCGGAGAGTCTCGAAACAGTGATCGATTACCCTGGAGCACGACCTTTGACTTGGGGGCGCAGTATCAATTTACGTTTAGTAATGGTGGACGAATGGAAATTCGGGCCGATATTTTTAACTTGTTCAATGCGGAGAACCTGAGTGGTTATAGCAACAATGCAACACAGAGCAATCAGATCCAAGTGGGTCCGGCGAGTTCTGGAGTATTGGTGCGCCGAAACGCAGCTCCTCCGCGACAGTTTCAATTCGGAATTCGATATCTATTCTAA
- a CDS encoding cation transporter codes for MKKIFFIALALAAYSQVNAQDNLATDTLWVNGVCGMCEERIENAAYIKGVKKADWTVENHQLVVVYRTDKTDLMTIQQAIADVGHDTRDIKATDEKYQQVHGCCRYREMHPH; via the coding sequence ATGAAAAAGATATTCTTCATCGCCTTAGCGCTGGCGGCCTATTCACAGGTAAATGCGCAAGACAATCTCGCAACCGACACCCTCTGGGTAAATGGCGTTTGTGGCATGTGCGAAGAGCGCATTGAAAATGCTGCGTACATCAAAGGCGTTAAAAAAGCGGACTGGACGGTTGAAAATCATCAGTTGGTCGTGGTTTATCGCACCGATAAAACCGATCTGATGACCATCCAACAGGCCATTGCCGACGTGGGTCACGACACCCGAGATATTAAGGCTACAGACGAGAAGTACCAGCAGGTTCACGGCTGTTGCCGCTATCGCGAAATGCACCCCCATTGA
- a CDS encoding response regulator, whose product MTGAPENISQRTLWPYFWALLIFTSLVVGALTYNNYRQFRDNYYTSLLTDAEKRIEVLEEFLRNEMVETYQDLEYFRSNPVNSFYINDELAPFDRMVFEKTLSKYGDIKESYRQIRLLDDEGREKLKIRYLGDSIRVNDLLQDKSDRYYYQGLKLTQSNEIYFSRFDLNMEEGRVEYPLSPVIRIGSPVYFQGERQGYILLSYKGSRILDYFDVIENDELFDAYLIDALGNWIKAPDYVEPYDYVIDPQNANSLSKDRPELWKLINRTDTSRVVSPRDLIVFEQLELLEYFGKDVRSEKTSTHWTLLVQADAGRVEEVLSARSFRTSRNALILMGLFGLILFGVFREMERQGVTISEINSTLVSRNEELVHNRAELQKAMTIAEEASAAKGQFLATMSHEIRTPMNAVIGMADLLEETHLSSDQRHFVETIQVSGSALLTVINDILDYSKIESGSMELDVHSFRLDKVIEDVMSILRNTVNSKGLDLYYSPKGHVPSLVRGDGNRIRQILLNLANNAVKFTDRGFVAIEVSYHEGREGGNYRLSVVDTGIGIPPEKQSRLFKSFSQVDSSVTRRYGGTGLGLVICKRLAELMGGSIGVESEQGKGSAFWVDIQLEVAEVQPEVKLSQNEVHMALYTDTDTEAFYIQQCLNVHGHQALRIYDSDLEHWPTKQKELTLLVLTEKKEVIEHLKDRATSLSGKYRAFLFSRSHSPLLEGPQSSKLAVHGKPWKYSTFLSSLRMEEVVKKKRVTDEVIAQDISVLVAEDNPVNRELLKFQLTKVGINADWAEDGIQAIEKAISQEYELILMDINMPGKDGLEATIEIKEYYGDQAPIIIALTANAMKEDRDRFLAAGMDDYLSKPFHQNDLIARIQKWTKFKVNTG is encoded by the coding sequence ATGACCGGTGCACCTGAAAATATTAGCCAGCGGACGCTGTGGCCCTACTTTTGGGCCCTTTTGATTTTTACGTCCTTGGTGGTTGGTGCACTGACCTACAACAACTATCGCCAATTCCGGGACAATTATTATACCAGCCTTCTAACCGACGCCGAAAAGCGAATTGAGGTGCTGGAGGAGTTCTTGCGGAATGAGATGGTCGAGACCTATCAGGATCTTGAGTACTTCCGCTCCAATCCGGTCAATTCCTTCTACATCAACGACGAATTGGCACCCTTTGACCGGATGGTTTTTGAGAAAACCCTGTCCAAGTATGGGGACATCAAAGAAAGCTATCGGCAAATCCGACTCTTGGACGATGAAGGTCGTGAGAAGCTGAAAATCCGCTATTTAGGCGACTCCATAAGGGTGAACGACCTCTTGCAGGATAAGTCGGATCGCTACTACTACCAGGGACTCAAGTTGACCCAGTCGAATGAAATTTACTTCTCTCGCTTTGATCTGAACATGGAAGAAGGTCGGGTGGAGTATCCCTTGAGCCCGGTTATTCGAATAGGGTCTCCAGTATACTTTCAGGGTGAACGACAAGGCTATATTCTACTGAGCTACAAGGGAAGTCGAATTCTAGACTACTTCGATGTAATCGAAAACGACGAACTCTTTGACGCCTATTTGATCGACGCTTTGGGGAATTGGATCAAGGCCCCGGACTACGTAGAGCCTTACGACTATGTGATCGATCCGCAAAATGCGAATAGCCTATCCAAAGACCGACCGGAACTCTGGAAATTGATCAATCGAACCGATACGTCACGCGTGGTATCTCCTCGAGATTTGATTGTTTTTGAGCAGCTTGAACTCCTCGAGTATTTTGGGAAGGACGTGCGGTCGGAAAAGACCAGTACGCATTGGACGCTGTTGGTTCAGGCCGATGCGGGTCGAGTGGAAGAGGTTCTTTCAGCCCGTAGTTTCCGGACCTCTCGAAATGCCCTGATTTTGATGGGGCTGTTCGGCTTGATTCTATTTGGTGTGTTCCGGGAAATGGAGCGTCAAGGAGTCACCATTTCTGAGATTAATTCCACCCTTGTTTCGCGTAATGAAGAACTCGTGCACAATCGGGCAGAGCTTCAAAAAGCCATGACCATTGCGGAGGAGGCGAGCGCGGCCAAAGGCCAGTTTTTGGCCACCATGAGCCATGAGATTCGCACGCCGATGAACGCGGTTATTGGAATGGCAGATTTGCTTGAAGAAACCCACTTGAGCTCGGATCAACGGCATTTTGTAGAGACCATTCAAGTCAGCGGAAGTGCCCTGCTTACGGTCATTAACGACATTCTCGATTACAGTAAAATCGAATCGGGGAGCATGGAACTCGACGTCCATTCCTTCCGCTTGGACAAGGTCATAGAAGATGTCATGTCCATCCTCCGGAACACGGTCAATTCAAAGGGTCTGGACCTTTACTATTCTCCCAAAGGACATGTGCCCTCCTTGGTCCGGGGGGATGGCAACCGTATCCGCCAGATTCTTCTGAACCTAGCCAATAACGCTGTGAAGTTTACGGACCGGGGATTTGTGGCTATTGAAGTGTCCTATCACGAAGGACGTGAAGGTGGGAATTACCGGCTGTCTGTGGTGGATACCGGGATCGGAATTCCCCCGGAAAAGCAGTCTCGACTCTTCAAGTCCTTTTCGCAAGTGGACAGCTCGGTTACCCGTCGATACGGAGGAACCGGTTTAGGTCTGGTCATTTGTAAGCGACTGGCAGAGCTGATGGGCGGAAGTATTGGAGTTGAATCCGAGCAGGGTAAGGGATCGGCCTTTTGGGTTGATATTCAGCTCGAGGTAGCCGAAGTACAGCCAGAAGTCAAGCTTTCACAAAACGAAGTTCATATGGCCCTGTATACGGACACCGATACGGAAGCCTTTTACATCCAGCAGTGCTTGAATGTACACGGACATCAAGCGCTTCGGATTTACGACTCGGACTTGGAGCATTGGCCAACCAAACAAAAAGAGCTCACGCTATTGGTCCTAACGGAAAAGAAGGAAGTCATAGAGCACTTGAAGGATCGGGCAACGTCCTTATCGGGTAAGTATCGGGCCTTCCTTTTCAGCCGCTCCCATTCACCCTTGCTGGAGGGCCCTCAGTCAAGCAAGCTTGCCGTCCATGGAAAACCCTGGAAATACTCTACTTTCCTGAGCAGCCTGCGCATGGAAGAGGTGGTCAAGAAAAAACGAGTTACGGATGAGGTTATCGCCCAAGACATCAGCGTTTTGGTCGCCGAGGACAACCCCGTGAATCGGGAGCTCCTAAAATTCCAATTGACCAAGGTGGGCATCAACGCCGATTGGGCAGAAGACGGTATCCAGGCGATTGAAAAAGCCATCAGTCAAGAGTATGAACTGATCTTGATGGACATCAATATGCCGGGTAAGGACGGCCTCGAAGCGACTATTGAAATCAAAGAATATTACGGAGACCAAGCGCCCATCATCATAGCCCTTACGGCCAATGCAATGAAAGAAGATCGAGACCGATTCTTGGCCGCTGGAATGGATGATTACCTCAGCAAACCCTTTCATCAAAACGATTTGATTGCGCGCATTCAAAAATGGACCAAATTCAAGGTCAATACCGGGTAA
- a CDS encoding radical SAM protein, protein MSKFDHFESVYWVFTQLCNDECAHCYNMSGPRGARISLEDCLAIVDNLPEKMDRLILSGGEPLAEREKLYAILDKVRVRYGDSVQIMLQTNGDLLNEERLKTLIEKGVTRFDIASIDRFHKHKGERLGQIAELFASQGVRSDKDPLIGKDDHVRQDLTWGYWGATEDMWLGGNWARGRAMLTDVWKRDPKHNPCGVLSGAIGFLGGKEVPMEVSIQLWAINPCCPGTKDAMGDARTEKVSEVVERVSKSAVFQQLNEGNPWAMGEAIGISEDHARARTEALENVCLWCDEFFDKHFDMRTLAAREDVIL, encoded by the coding sequence ATGTCCAAATTCGATCATTTTGAAAGCGTCTACTGGGTATTCACCCAGCTCTGTAATGATGAGTGTGCGCACTGCTACAACATGAGCGGACCGCGCGGTGCGCGGATCTCCCTTGAGGACTGTTTAGCCATAGTCGATAATCTTCCCGAAAAAATGGATCGCTTAATTTTAAGCGGTGGTGAACCTCTTGCCGAACGCGAGAAACTCTATGCGATTCTGGATAAGGTACGGGTGCGCTATGGCGATTCTGTTCAAATCATGCTTCAGACCAATGGCGACCTCCTGAATGAGGAGCGCTTGAAGACCTTGATCGAAAAAGGGGTGACCCGATTTGATATTGCCAGCATCGATCGTTTTCACAAACACAAGGGGGAACGATTGGGGCAAATTGCCGAGCTCTTTGCGAGTCAGGGAGTGCGGAGCGATAAGGATCCATTGATTGGAAAAGACGACCATGTCCGCCAGGACTTGACCTGGGGATATTGGGGTGCAACGGAAGACATGTGGCTGGGCGGTAATTGGGCTCGCGGTCGGGCGATGTTAACGGATGTCTGGAAGCGAGATCCCAAGCACAACCCGTGCGGAGTACTCAGTGGGGCAATTGGGTTCTTAGGCGGAAAGGAAGTGCCCATGGAGGTGAGTATTCAGCTCTGGGCGATCAATCCGTGTTGTCCTGGAACCAAGGACGCGATGGGAGACGCGCGAACCGAAAAGGTGAGCGAGGTGGTCGAGCGCGTGAGCAAATCAGCCGTTTTTCAACAGCTGAATGAAGGAAACCCTTGGGCGATGGGTGAGGCCATTGGTATTTCCGAAGATCACGCTCGTGCGCGAACAGAGGCTCTTGAGAATGTGTGCTTGTGGTGCGACGAGTTCTTCGACAAGCACTTTGACATGCGCACTTTAGCGGCAAGGGAAGACGTGATCTTGTGA
- a CDS encoding phage tail sheath family protein: MSKSKRIRKSSVTDTIKALPVSGTCFIGYTGRSNAQNRSGIRVRSIALFDTYFSTSRQVPHDHFQLRSSLIQFFEQGGTEALVLSAGSIGGALRRSRTAPLRGTDFLTAWQRLRNSHEARIILAPDSIYLPRADYVSFLRGALDHTSGLPAAFALFELRASSDSLSEMQSLRNALSTLNNFEYGAMYTPNQLGTSGASTPLLGAVAGAVDVHSTSKGMWKGPANLTLNTTQLSEAYDPTALSIFSQSGQRAINPILQIGGNIKIWGARTLSMDPEHKYIASERMARWVEAHIESYLKRFRLHRNAPRLWSRVERSVDGYLNSLFRKGALQGSKASHAYYVKVGLGHTMTAVDVQQGRLIVEVGVAFLKPAEFRVLRMTRKLKT; this comes from the coding sequence ATGAGTAAGTCCAAGCGCATCAGAAAGTCCTCGGTGACCGACACCATCAAAGCCCTGCCCGTATCCGGAACATGCTTCATAGGGTACACCGGAAGGAGCAACGCGCAAAATAGGTCGGGAATTCGGGTTCGTTCGATCGCTTTGTTTGACACCTATTTCTCAACCTCGCGTCAGGTTCCCCATGATCATTTTCAGTTGCGGTCCTCCCTGATACAGTTCTTTGAACAAGGAGGTACCGAGGCCTTGGTTCTTTCCGCTGGATCAATCGGCGGAGCTCTTCGTCGCTCTAGGACAGCGCCCTTGCGGGGAACGGATTTCCTCACCGCTTGGCAACGTCTTCGCAACAGCCATGAGGCTCGGATCATCCTCGCACCAGATTCCATCTATTTACCTCGGGCCGACTATGTCTCCTTTCTTCGTGGAGCCCTCGATCACACCTCTGGACTGCCTGCTGCCTTTGCGCTTTTCGAGCTAAGAGCCTCTTCCGATTCGCTATCAGAAATGCAGTCGCTTCGCAATGCACTTTCCACCTTGAACAACTTCGAATATGGCGCTATGTATACCCCCAATCAACTTGGCACGAGCGGGGCTTCCACGCCGTTACTCGGGGCTGTAGCCGGAGCTGTCGATGTACACAGTACCTCCAAGGGTATGTGGAAAGGACCGGCGAATTTAACTTTAAACACGACCCAGCTATCAGAAGCATACGACCCCACTGCCCTGAGCATTTTCTCTCAAAGCGGGCAACGAGCCATTAATCCGATCCTCCAGATAGGTGGCAATATCAAAATCTGGGGAGCCCGAACGCTTTCAATGGATCCAGAGCACAAATACATCGCTTCGGAGCGCATGGCTCGATGGGTAGAAGCACATATCGAGAGCTATTTGAAGCGATTCCGACTGCATCGAAATGCCCCGCGTCTATGGAGCAGAGTGGAGCGTTCCGTCGACGGGTATTTGAATAGCCTTTTTCGAAAAGGAGCCCTGCAAGGCAGCAAGGCCAGTCATGCGTACTACGTTAAAGTCGGCCTCGGACATACCATGACCGCCGTGGATGTTCAACAAGGTCGTTTGATTGTGGAAGTAGGAGTGGCCTTTTTGAAACCCGCCGAATTTCGAGTTCTCCGAATGACTCGGAAGCTCAAGACTTAA